The following are encoded in a window of Armatimonas rosea genomic DNA:
- a CDS encoding LacI family DNA-binding transcriptional regulator, translating into MAHPTIATLAEHLGLSRATVTHVLNGRGDTQRISPKTQQRVREAAQALGYRANASARAIRAGRFGSIALIQSLWGQYLPPELLFGLTRAVADQDLHLVLSQVPDPVIEDETYLPHTLHDLSVDGVLLNRHVASSPGYLETILRLRIPAIWLNVKQEFDAIHPDDSQGGRLATEFLLTLGHERIGYVDSDEPLNTHYSKYDRRRGYEQTMAEAGRVPHTHLLPKLWHHEPGDERIAAAKALLQSPERPSAIVAYELAEAMAVVHAAHQLGLSIPGELSILLFHSRNDDRYFLPFHTISNEMEQVGRGAVELLLEKIKAPQAPLPTRAITMRLREGMTCQRKTP; encoded by the coding sequence ATGGCCCACCCGACCATCGCGACTCTGGCTGAGCACTTGGGACTCTCACGGGCAACCGTGACCCATGTGCTCAATGGGCGCGGCGATACGCAGCGCATCAGCCCCAAGACCCAGCAGCGGGTGCGCGAGGCGGCGCAAGCGCTTGGCTACCGGGCCAATGCGTCGGCGCGGGCCATTCGGGCGGGGCGCTTTGGCAGTATCGCTCTGATCCAGTCGCTCTGGGGGCAGTACCTTCCCCCGGAGCTTCTCTTTGGGCTCACCCGCGCCGTGGCCGACCAGGACCTGCACCTCGTGCTCTCGCAGGTACCGGACCCGGTGATCGAGGACGAGACCTACCTGCCCCACACCCTCCATGATCTCTCCGTGGACGGAGTGCTGCTCAACCGCCATGTGGCCTCGTCGCCGGGCTATCTGGAGACGATCCTGCGGCTCCGCATCCCGGCGATCTGGCTCAATGTCAAGCAGGAGTTCGATGCGATCCACCCCGATGACTCCCAAGGAGGGCGGCTCGCCACGGAGTTCTTGCTGACGCTGGGGCACGAGAGAATCGGCTATGTCGACTCAGACGAGCCCCTCAACACCCACTACAGCAAGTACGACCGTAGGCGGGGCTACGAGCAGACGATGGCCGAGGCCGGACGGGTGCCCCATACCCACCTGCTGCCCAAGCTCTGGCACCACGAGCCCGGCGACGAGCGTATCGCAGCGGCGAAAGCCCTGCTCCAGAGCCCCGAGCGCCCCAGCGCCATCGTCGCCTATGAGCTGGCCGAGGCGATGGCGGTCGTTCACGCGGCCCACCAGCTCGGGCTGAGCATCCCCGGCGAGCTCTCGATCCTGCTCTTCCACTCCCGCAACGATGACCGCTACTTTTTACCGTTCCACACGATTAGCAACGAGATGGAGCAGGTCGGGCGCGGAGCGGTCGAGCTCCTGCTGGAGAAGATCAAAGCCCCACAGGCTCCCCTGCCCACCCGCGCCATCACCATGCGACTACGAGAGGGAATGACCTGCCAGAGAAAAACCCCCTAA
- a CDS encoding alpha/beta hydrolase-fold protein, translating into MRTKSLLTAALSFAALSALAQPPQAPPQAVTPPPADSVPAASNIRGAQYPRVLPDLNVLFQVRAPDAQKVEFNLGGGNRLAATKDANGYWTAKTNAPLVPGFHYYWLVIDGVQVNDPGSETFYGTGKQTSGIEVPEKGVDYYLPKDVPHGEVRERVYFSKTTNEWRRIFVYTPPDYDTSRETRYPVLYLQHGGGEDERGWPIQGKMANIMDNLIAEKKSKPMLVVMEQGYARKAGEPQAPQGPPNFSRMFSALDEVFTKDLIPMIDSTYRTLTNRESRAMAGLSMGGMQTFQIGLAHTELFASLGGFSGGGGGFGGPIDLKTAHNGAMADPEAFNKKMKLVWLGIGTAEPANMYASVKGYHDALEKAGIKHGYYESPGTSHEWLTWRRCLHEFAPLLFRESAQAPANQPPRRPGGFGGPIKLNPDDIQAFPDPPAEVNAKRDVPHGKLELIEYDSKTVGVKRKVNVYTPPGYDPGKKYPVLYLLHGIGGDETEWLRFASPNLLMDNLLADGKAQPMIIVLPNGRAQKDDRPGPNAMATAPAFAVFERDLLDDLIPAIEKRYSVKSERESRAVAGLSMGGGQSLNFGLGHLDTFAWVGGFSSAPNTKPPAQLVPDASAAKAKLKLLYLSCGNKDGLIGISQGVHGYLKEKEVPHLWNVDSHAHDPTHWKNNLYYFLQRVFQEK; encoded by the coding sequence ATGAGGACTAAATCCCTACTCACCGCCGCGCTCTCGTTTGCCGCACTGAGCGCACTGGCACAGCCGCCACAGGCTCCCCCGCAGGCTGTCACGCCGCCGCCCGCAGACTCGGTGCCGGCGGCCTCGAATATCCGTGGGGCGCAGTACCCGCGCGTGCTCCCCGACCTGAACGTGCTGTTTCAGGTGCGCGCCCCCGATGCCCAGAAAGTCGAGTTCAACCTCGGGGGGGGCAACCGGCTCGCCGCGACCAAGGACGCCAACGGCTACTGGACCGCTAAGACCAACGCGCCGCTGGTGCCCGGCTTTCACTACTACTGGCTCGTGATCGACGGTGTCCAGGTCAACGATCCGGGCAGCGAGACGTTCTACGGCACGGGCAAGCAGACCAGCGGGATCGAGGTGCCGGAGAAGGGCGTGGACTACTACCTGCCCAAGGATGTCCCCCATGGCGAGGTGCGTGAGCGGGTCTACTTCTCCAAGACCACCAACGAGTGGCGGCGCATCTTTGTCTACACCCCCCCGGACTATGACACCAGTCGCGAGACCCGCTACCCGGTGCTCTACCTCCAGCACGGCGGCGGCGAGGACGAGCGCGGCTGGCCGATCCAGGGCAAGATGGCCAACATCATGGACAACCTGATCGCGGAGAAGAAGTCCAAGCCCATGCTGGTGGTGATGGAGCAGGGCTACGCCCGCAAGGCAGGAGAGCCGCAGGCACCGCAGGGACCACCCAACTTCTCCCGAATGTTCTCCGCGCTCGATGAGGTCTTCACCAAGGACCTCATCCCGATGATCGACTCAACCTACCGCACCCTTACCAACCGCGAGAGTCGGGCGATGGCGGGGCTCTCGATGGGCGGGATGCAGACCTTCCAGATCGGCCTGGCCCACACAGAGCTCTTCGCCTCGCTGGGGGGCTTCAGCGGCGGCGGCGGGGGATTTGGTGGCCCGATCGACCTCAAGACCGCCCACAACGGCGCGATGGCCGACCCCGAGGCGTTTAATAAGAAGATGAAGCTGGTCTGGCTGGGGATCGGAACTGCGGAGCCGGCCAATATGTACGCCAGTGTCAAGGGCTACCACGATGCGCTGGAGAAGGCGGGGATCAAGCACGGCTACTACGAGTCACCGGGGACCTCGCACGAGTGGCTCACGTGGCGCCGCTGCCTCCATGAGTTTGCCCCCCTCCTCTTCCGCGAGTCGGCGCAGGCTCCGGCCAATCAACCACCACGTCGCCCCGGCGGCTTTGGAGGACCTATCAAGCTCAACCCCGACGATATCCAGGCCTTCCCGGACCCGCCCGCGGAGGTCAACGCCAAGCGCGATGTCCCCCACGGCAAGCTGGAGCTGATCGAGTACGACTCCAAGACCGTGGGGGTGAAGCGCAAGGTCAATGTCTACACCCCGCCGGGCTACGATCCCGGCAAGAAGTACCCCGTTCTCTATCTGCTGCACGGGATCGGCGGCGATGAGACCGAGTGGCTGCGCTTCGCGTCGCCGAACCTCTTGATGGACAACCTGCTGGCCGACGGCAAGGCGCAGCCGATGATTATCGTCCTGCCCAACGGCCGCGCCCAGAAAGACGACCGTCCTGGCCCCAACGCCATGGCCACCGCGCCGGCCTTTGCAGTCTTTGAGCGCGACCTCTTGGACGACCTGATTCCCGCAATCGAGAAGCGCTACTCGGTCAAGAGCGAGCGGGAGAGCCGCGCCGTGGCCGGACTCTCGATGGGCGGCGGGCAGTCGCTCAACTTTGGACTGGGACACCTAGACACCTTCGCCTGGGTCGGCGGGTTCTCGTCGGCGCCCAACACCAAGCCCCCTGCACAGCTCGTCCCCGATGCCAGTGCGGCAAAGGCCAAGCTCAAGCTGCTCTATCTCTCGTGCGGCAACAAAGACGGCCTGATCGGAATCAGCCAGGGTGTCCACGGCTACCTGAAAGAGAAGGAGGTCCCGCACCTCTGGAATGTGGACAGCCACGCCCACGACCCCACGCACTGGAAGAACAACCTCTACTACTTCTTGCAGCGGGTCTTTCAGGAGAAGTAA
- a CDS encoding endo-1,4-beta-xylanase, translated as MQQAEKTERVKPLKEAYKGKFLVGTILGVAALQGKSRQDTELATTHFSAITPENSLKPEAVQPREGEFRFAEGDKLVELCKSCGATAIGHTLLWHAQTGRWMFEGKEGKPLDRELALKRMRTHIGTVVGHYKGKIAQWDVVNEAINDGPGTLRPSPWLKAVGDDFIAEAFRAAHEADPKATLIYNDYNIELNYKRPKAVELVKGLLAQKVPIHAVGIQCHWRMDNPNFTEVEEAIKEYAALGLKVMITELDLGVLPTKYQGADISFRQQMTPEQQAVMNPYTKELPDAVAQAHAERYRLAFEMFLRHQKTIGRVTFWGTHDGSSWLDNFPIRGRTDYPLLFDRQGKTKPAFFAVQNATKKR; from the coding sequence ATGCAACAGGCAGAGAAGACAGAGAGAGTCAAGCCACTCAAAGAGGCGTACAAGGGGAAGTTCTTGGTGGGGACGATCCTGGGGGTTGCGGCGCTTCAGGGGAAGTCGCGCCAGGATACCGAGCTGGCCACGACCCACTTTAGCGCCATCACACCCGAGAATAGCCTCAAGCCCGAGGCAGTCCAGCCACGCGAGGGGGAGTTTCGCTTCGCGGAGGGCGATAAGCTGGTCGAGCTGTGCAAGAGCTGCGGGGCCACCGCGATCGGGCACACCCTCCTCTGGCACGCACAGACCGGACGCTGGATGTTCGAGGGCAAAGAGGGAAAGCCGCTGGATCGGGAGCTGGCACTCAAGCGGATGCGCACCCATATCGGCACGGTGGTCGGGCACTACAAGGGCAAGATCGCGCAGTGGGACGTGGTCAACGAGGCGATCAACGACGGCCCCGGGACACTGCGCCCCTCGCCCTGGCTCAAGGCAGTCGGCGATGACTTTATCGCGGAGGCGTTTCGCGCCGCCCACGAGGCCGACCCGAAGGCGACCCTGATCTACAACGACTACAATATCGAGCTGAACTACAAGCGCCCTAAGGCCGTGGAGCTTGTCAAGGGGCTCCTCGCGCAGAAAGTCCCGATCCACGCGGTTGGGATTCAGTGCCACTGGCGCATGGACAACCCCAACTTCACCGAGGTCGAAGAGGCGATCAAAGAGTACGCAGCGCTGGGCCTGAAAGTGATGATCACCGAGCTCGACCTGGGGGTGCTCCCCACCAAGTACCAGGGTGCCGATATCAGCTTTAGGCAGCAGATGACGCCCGAGCAGCAGGCCGTGATGAACCCCTACACCAAGGAGCTCCCCGACGCGGTCGCCCAGGCCCACGCCGAGCGCTACCGGCTGGCCTTTGAGATGTTCTTGCGCCACCAAAAAACCATCGGGCGGGTGACCTTCTGGGGAACCCACGACGGCTCCTCATGGCTCGATAACTTCCCGATCCGGGGGCGCACCGACTACCCGCTTCTCTTCGACCGCCAGGGCAAGACCAAGCCCGCCTTCTTCGCCGTGCAGAACGCCACCAAGAAACGCTGA
- a CDS encoding PDZ domain-containing protein, giving the protein MALPVLFFAPALPALVAAPARVEDTNAVLIRQVAERVRPAIVRIHVVAVEVDEGKEVKQESFGSGAILTADGYVVTNHHVAARAKWLTVTLADKEEVDATLVGTDPLADIAVIKLAPRTTPYPTLRWGDSSKLRVGDPVLAVGSPLAFSQSFTSGIVSNTELILSEASTGGGRMALDGEDVGSFVRWIAHDARILHGNSGGPLVNLAGEIIGVNEIEVGLSGAIPSLVAQSVVEQLIKTGQVTRASIGAALQPRLKSSNATTGALVGSLHPGSPAAKAGLKPGDLLLKIGETALDIKVPEDVPLTNQLIAALPLGAPLPVTFLRDGQEQKAQLTPTVRQPATAESVVIRDWGLTAVPILPDDLPNLQLTSTEGVYIEDVQAGSAAAEAKPPLAAGDVILSVAGKPVKSLTELQRLTEALPKSASGTPLLVQVRREGAQVLSLVTVGRATEEDTSAAVPRSWLPVGLQPLPRALAEALKLPAGTKGVRITQLYPGNAEVAQKLKVGDIVTKIDGLPTEAEEPEGMDQVQSLIRQYKVGTLAKLSVLRDGKPLSVSVTMTRAPRQEREEARHADPRFGVSLRSVTFQDRLRQPGIAEGAVVLEVTPGSWAALARLRQGDVILRVAGAPVKDLATARAAFDTAAAAKARFLPLFVQRGADTVFVEVQTDWSLPAGRKE; this is encoded by the coding sequence ATGGCACTTCCTGTACTCTTTTTCGCCCCTGCCCTGCCTGCGCTTGTCGCGGCTCCCGCCCGTGTCGAGGATACCAATGCTGTTTTGATCCGACAGGTTGCGGAGCGAGTGCGCCCGGCAATTGTCCGTATCCACGTGGTCGCGGTGGAGGTCGACGAAGGCAAAGAGGTCAAGCAGGAGTCGTTTGGCTCGGGAGCGATCCTCACGGCCGACGGCTATGTCGTGACAAACCACCATGTGGCGGCGCGCGCCAAGTGGCTGACCGTCACCCTGGCCGATAAAGAGGAAGTGGACGCCACCCTTGTCGGCACCGATCCCCTCGCCGATATCGCCGTGATCAAGCTCGCGCCCCGGACGACGCCCTACCCCACTCTCCGCTGGGGGGACTCGTCGAAGCTGCGGGTCGGGGACCCCGTGCTGGCCGTGGGGAGCCCGCTGGCCTTCTCCCAGTCGTTTACGTCGGGGATCGTCAGCAACACCGAGCTCATCCTCTCCGAGGCGAGCACGGGGGGCGGGCGGATGGCGCTCGACGGTGAAGATGTTGGCTCCTTTGTGCGCTGGATCGCCCACGATGCCCGGATTCTGCACGGCAACTCCGGCGGCCCGTTGGTCAACCTCGCGGGGGAGATCATCGGGGTCAATGAGATCGAGGTCGGGCTCTCCGGGGCGATCCCGAGCCTGGTTGCCCAGAGCGTGGTGGAGCAGCTCATCAAGACTGGGCAGGTCACCCGCGCCAGTATCGGGGCCGCGCTCCAGCCGCGCCTCAAGAGCAGCAATGCCACCACGGGCGCGCTGGTCGGGAGCCTCCACCCGGGGAGCCCTGCGGCCAAGGCGGGCCTCAAGCCGGGGGATCTCTTGCTCAAGATCGGGGAGACCGCACTGGATATCAAGGTGCCTGAGGATGTCCCGCTCACCAACCAGCTGATCGCAGCGCTGCCTCTGGGCGCGCCCTTGCCCGTGACCTTCCTGCGCGATGGCCAGGAGCAGAAAGCCCAGCTCACCCCGACCGTTCGCCAGCCCGCGACAGCGGAGTCTGTGGTGATTCGGGACTGGGGGCTGACCGCGGTTCCGATCCTGCCCGATGACCTCCCGAACCTCCAGCTTACCAGCACGGAAGGGGTCTATATCGAGGATGTCCAGGCGGGGAGCGCCGCCGCCGAGGCCAAGCCGCCGCTCGCGGCGGGCGATGTGATTCTCTCCGTGGCGGGCAAGCCGGTCAAGAGCCTCACAGAGCTCCAGCGCCTGACCGAGGCGCTTCCCAAGAGCGCTTCTGGAACTCCCTTGCTGGTTCAGGTGCGACGTGAGGGGGCGCAGGTGCTCTCGCTGGTCACGGTGGGGCGGGCGACCGAGGAAGATACGAGCGCGGCGGTGCCCCGCTCCTGGCTCCCGGTCGGGCTCCAGCCGCTTCCGCGGGCGCTGGCCGAGGCGCTCAAGCTCCCTGCGGGGACCAAGGGCGTGCGGATCACGCAGCTCTACCCCGGCAATGCGGAGGTCGCCCAGAAGCTAAAAGTGGGGGATATCGTCACCAAGATCGACGGCCTCCCCACCGAGGCGGAGGAGCCGGAGGGGATGGACCAGGTGCAGTCGCTGATCCGCCAGTACAAGGTGGGGACACTCGCCAAGCTGAGCGTGCTGCGGGACGGCAAGCCGCTGAGTGTGAGCGTGACCATGACCCGTGCGCCGCGCCAGGAGCGGGAGGAGGCACGCCACGCCGACCCGCGCTTCGGGGTGAGCCTGCGCTCCGTGACCTTCCAGGATAGGCTACGTCAGCCGGGGATCGCCGAGGGCGCGGTCGTGCTCGAAGTCACTCCGGGAAGCTGGGCCGCCCTCGCCCGCCTGCGCCAGGGGGATGTGATCTTAAGAGTGGCGGGCGCTCCGGTGAAGGACCTCGCCACCGCCCGCGCCGCCTTCGATACCGCCGCCGCGGCCAAGGCGCGCTTCCTCCCGCTCTTTGTCCAGCGAGGGGCGGATACCGTGTTTGTGGAAGTTCAGACCGACTGGTCGCTGCCAGCGGGTCGTAAGGAGTAG
- a CDS encoding S1 family peptidase, with amino-acid sequence MPILFPLATAVPPALVCPAVDTLGEAIRGVVQKNRASMVTVSLVLKYNMGGQSQDSELETEGVVLTSEGLVAVINAAIDPAAMMGGDTDSAKFSVKVVSARLLLEDGQEIPAKVVLRDPDKGIAFLRPIAPVGKPLAFVDLKKPPVAQIGDSLLVLGRLGKGANRAPRVVTPRIIGVIEKPRTLYVAETFNGLLALGDVVFNEKGEALGIVTLRGKMETTTRTTMDMSRGMMPVVVPGDDIWEAASQAPSVKDAKDDTPVGKTPAKPTTPPKKPTTPPKKSGK; translated from the coding sequence ATGCCGATTCTTTTTCCTCTTGCTACTGCGGTTCCTCCCGCACTGGTCTGTCCTGCCGTGGATACACTCGGGGAGGCGATCCGGGGGGTGGTGCAGAAAAACCGGGCGAGCATGGTGACCGTCAGCCTGGTGCTGAAGTACAACATGGGCGGCCAGAGCCAGGACAGTGAGCTGGAGACCGAGGGCGTTGTCCTCACCAGCGAGGGCCTGGTGGCGGTTATCAACGCCGCGATCGATCCCGCCGCCATGATGGGGGGAGACACCGATAGCGCTAAGTTCTCGGTGAAGGTGGTGAGTGCCCGCCTTCTGCTGGAAGACGGCCAGGAGATTCCCGCTAAAGTGGTGCTCCGCGACCCCGATAAGGGAATCGCCTTCCTGCGCCCCATCGCTCCCGTGGGCAAGCCGCTGGCCTTTGTGGACCTGAAAAAGCCCCCGGTGGCTCAGATCGGGGACTCGCTTTTGGTGCTGGGACGCCTGGGAAAAGGGGCCAACCGCGCTCCTCGTGTGGTCACCCCGCGCATTATCGGCGTGATTGAGAAGCCCCGGACGCTCTATGTGGCAGAGACCTTCAATGGCCTCCTAGCCCTGGGCGATGTGGTCTTTAACGAGAAGGGCGAGGCCCTGGGAATTGTCACGCTACGCGGCAAGATGGAGACCACGACCCGCACGACCATGGACATGTCTCGGGGGATGATGCCGGTCGTGGTTCCCGGCGACGACATCTGGGAAGCCGCGTCGCAGGCACCGTCGGTGAAGGACGCCAAGGACGATACCCCGGTAGGGAAGACACCCGCCAAGCCAACCACACCACCCAAGAAGCCCACGACACCACCCAAGAAATCCGGAAAGTAA
- a CDS encoding sugar phosphate isomerase/epimerase family protein: MPTLLEDKPTLTEGALAPFPELLESPSYPFRFCFNTSTVRKHKLPLPELCRLAAAAGYDAIEPWMDELERFVEEGGNLAELRSELLDIGLTVESAIGFFDWINDDNTAREAGLAQARHDMELLARLGGRRVAAPPFGVHTAGSPKIDLLAAAERYRVLCELGEKTGVVPMVEVWGFSANLNRLGEAALIALESGHPQACILSDVYHLYKGGSPVDGLTLLSGNRLPVFHVNDYPDIAPAQITDADRVYPGDGVAPLRRILRNLDFAGFRGYLSLELFNEAYYREDPLSVAKTGLEKLKRVVADAL, from the coding sequence ATGCCCACCCTACTCGAAGACAAACCCACGCTCACCGAGGGCGCGCTCGCTCCTTTCCCGGAGCTGCTGGAGTCGCCCTCGTACCCGTTTCGCTTCTGCTTCAACACCAGCACGGTCCGCAAGCACAAGCTCCCCCTGCCTGAGCTCTGTCGCCTCGCCGCCGCCGCGGGCTACGATGCGATCGAGCCCTGGATGGACGAGCTGGAGCGCTTTGTGGAGGAGGGAGGCAACCTCGCCGAGCTACGGAGCGAGCTGCTGGATATCGGCCTGACAGTTGAGTCCGCAATCGGGTTCTTCGACTGGATCAACGACGACAACACGGCGCGCGAGGCGGGGCTGGCCCAAGCGCGCCACGACATGGAGCTCCTGGCACGCCTCGGGGGGCGGCGCGTGGCGGCACCGCCGTTTGGGGTGCACACCGCCGGGAGCCCCAAGATCGACCTGCTCGCCGCCGCCGAGCGCTACCGGGTGCTCTGCGAGCTGGGAGAGAAGACCGGAGTCGTGCCGATGGTCGAGGTCTGGGGGTTCTCCGCCAACCTCAACCGGCTCGGGGAGGCGGCCCTGATCGCGCTGGAGTCCGGGCACCCTCAGGCCTGTATCCTCAGCGATGTCTACCATCTCTACAAAGGCGGCTCGCCGGTCGATGGCCTGACCCTGCTCTCGGGCAACCGCCTGCCAGTCTTCCATGTCAACGACTACCCGGATATCGCCCCTGCCCAGATCACCGATGCCGACCGTGTCTACCCCGGCGATGGGGTCGCGCCGCTACGTCGCATCCTACGCAACCTAGACTTCGCGGGCTTCCGCGGCTACCTCTCCCTGGAGCTCTTCAACGAGGCCTACTACCGAGAAGACCCGCTCTCCGTGGCGAAGACCGGCCTGGAGAAGCTCAAGCGGGTAGTCGCAGACGCGCTATAG
- a CDS encoding Gfo/Idh/MocA family oxidoreductase: MSQSMTRRGLLAGATTGFFMTGLPAWAESAEFQEQTIPTPRRTIGPNDKIRMGLIGAGGSKGGFRQGLGDMRGIGSKAGVEVVAVCDVDLTHLEEAANVFGGAAKGIAKYVDFRYLLDRQDIDAVVIGTPDHWHAIVASMAMKAGKDVYCEKPMTLKLAEGKELVKIARKQNTVFQTGSQQRSDARFRLACELVRNGRLGKLKKVVAHLPGGREQGPFEVQPVPEDLLYDMWQGPAPERPYVKDRVHGNFRYWFEYSGGMMTDWGAHHLDISQWGLGRDGDGPVKVSAKATVPKEDPTLCSYTTAVNFEVTYTYADGVELIASSQGENGVHFYGENGSWIFVSRGRIGASDEKLITEPLPANAKRLYVSNNHHQNFVDCIRSRQRPICDVEIGHRSVSVCHLGNICIRLGGGELLWNPKKEEFVGGEKMKEANALRSYRYRGGWTL; the protein is encoded by the coding sequence GTGAGCCAATCAATGACGCGACGTGGGCTGCTTGCTGGAGCAACCACGGGATTTTTTATGACGGGACTGCCTGCCTGGGCCGAGAGCGCCGAGTTTCAAGAGCAGACCATCCCCACTCCCCGCCGGACCATCGGTCCCAACGATAAGATTCGCATGGGCCTGATCGGGGCGGGCGGTAGCAAGGGTGGCTTCCGCCAGGGCCTAGGCGATATGCGCGGGATCGGCAGCAAGGCCGGGGTGGAGGTTGTGGCGGTCTGCGACGTGGACCTGACCCACCTGGAGGAAGCGGCCAATGTCTTCGGCGGCGCTGCCAAGGGGATCGCCAAGTATGTCGATTTCCGCTACCTGCTGGACCGCCAAGACATTGATGCGGTCGTCATTGGCACCCCGGATCACTGGCACGCAATTGTCGCCAGCATGGCCATGAAGGCGGGCAAGGATGTCTACTGCGAGAAGCCGATGACCCTGAAGCTGGCCGAGGGCAAGGAGCTGGTCAAGATCGCCCGCAAGCAGAACACGGTGTTCCAGACGGGAAGCCAGCAGCGCTCCGATGCCCGCTTCCGCCTCGCCTGTGAGCTGGTCCGCAACGGGCGCCTAGGCAAGCTCAAGAAAGTGGTCGCGCACCTGCCCGGTGGCCGCGAGCAAGGCCCCTTCGAGGTACAGCCCGTCCCCGAGGACCTGCTCTACGACATGTGGCAAGGCCCCGCCCCGGAGCGCCCCTATGTCAAGGACCGCGTGCACGGCAACTTCCGCTACTGGTTTGAGTACAGCGGCGGCATGATGACCGACTGGGGTGCCCACCACCTGGATATCTCCCAGTGGGGCCTCGGCCGCGACGGCGATGGGCCGGTGAAGGTCAGCGCCAAGGCCACGGTTCCGAAAGAGGACCCGACCCTCTGCTCCTACACTACCGCGGTGAACTTCGAGGTAACCTATACCTACGCCGATGGCGTGGAGCTGATCGCGAGCAGCCAGGGCGAGAACGGGGTGCACTTCTACGGCGAGAACGGGAGCTGGATCTTTGTCAGCCGGGGCCGGATCGGGGCCAGCGACGAGAAGCTCATCACCGAGCCCCTGCCCGCCAACGCCAAGCGGCTCTATGTCTCCAACAACCACCACCAGAACTTTGTCGACTGTATCCGCAGCCGCCAGCGCCCGATCTGCGATGTGGAGATTGGCCACCGCAGCGTGAGTGTCTGCCACCTTGGGAATATCTGTATCCGCCTCGGCGGCGGCGAGCTGCTCTGGAACCCCAAGAAAGAGGAGTTTGTCGGCGGCGAGAAGATGAAAGAGGCCAACGCCCTGCGCTCCTACCGCTACCGCGGCGGCTGGACTCTCTAG